One Candidatus Methylacidithermus pantelleriae genomic window carries:
- a CDS encoding ATP-dependent Clp protease ATP-binding subunit — protein sequence MTNFTPRAQQVLALARKEADRFNHNYVGTEHLLLGLIKLGQGVAVNVLQKMGVDLEVVRQEVEKQVGMGQSKPTGNIPYTPRVKKVLALAGKEAKALNHSYVGTEHILLGLLREGEGVAARVLKSLDVDLERVRNEILKELDPNYAGVEPGGEEEAEPAFTSGGETSVKKEVKTPALKAFGRDLTEMARRGELDPVIGRRNEIERVIQILCRRTKNNPVLIGEAGVGKTAIVEGLAQEIAADNVPEMLRDKRVITLDLALMVAGTKYRGQFEERIKAVMEEIRRAKNVILFIDELHTIVGAGSAEGAMDASNIIKPALSRGELQCIGATTLAEYRKYIEKDAALERRFQTVMVEPPSVDETIQILHGLKPKYEAHHKAKFTDAAIEAAVRLSDRYLTGRFLPDKAIDVMDEAGSRARISATMRPPVVKELEGEIGEVRAKKEEAIKAQDFEKAAHLRDREKELKDLLEKTLADWRRTRDEKEVVVDEEDMMVVVSKWTGIPLVRLSQKDREKLLRVADELRGRVVGQDEAIEALGRALQRSRADLKDPKRPIGSFIFLGPTGVGKTLLAKTLAEHVFGSEDSLIQIDMSEYMEKFNVSRLIGSPPGYVGYEEGGQLTEKVRRKPYSVVLFDEIEKAHPDVWNILLQILEEGMITDSLGRKIDFRNTIVIMTSNVGAESVVKAGALGFTSRREELSYEQMKERMLEAAKKTFKPEFLNRVDDLIVFRPLNREDMGRIVTLEVGKVVERIKNRKLALQLTEAASNFLIEKGYDPVYGARPLRRAVEKYLENPLAEELLKGSIHDGQTVIVDVKDGALVFSPTESPEEILEAGAPSGS from the coding sequence ATGACGAACTTCACTCCACGAGCACAACAGGTTCTGGCCCTGGCCAGGAAGGAGGCGGACCGCTTCAACCACAACTATGTGGGAACGGAGCATCTTTTGCTGGGGTTGATCAAGCTGGGGCAGGGGGTAGCCGTTAATGTGCTTCAAAAGATGGGGGTGGATTTAGAAGTGGTTCGTCAAGAGGTGGAAAAACAGGTGGGGATGGGTCAAAGCAAGCCCACCGGGAACATCCCCTATACCCCTCGGGTAAAGAAGGTTCTGGCTCTAGCCGGTAAAGAAGCCAAGGCGTTAAACCACAGCTACGTTGGGACGGAACACATCCTGCTCGGTCTTTTGCGAGAAGGCGAGGGAGTGGCTGCGCGGGTGCTTAAGAGCCTGGATGTGGATTTGGAACGGGTTCGCAATGAGATCCTCAAGGAACTCGATCCCAATTATGCCGGTGTGGAACCTGGAGGGGAGGAGGAAGCAGAACCCGCGTTTACCAGCGGAGGAGAGACTTCGGTAAAGAAGGAAGTTAAAACACCCGCTCTGAAGGCTTTTGGCCGGGATTTAACGGAAATGGCCCGGCGGGGTGAACTCGACCCCGTAATCGGACGCCGGAACGAGATCGAGCGGGTCATCCAAATCCTCTGCCGCCGGACCAAGAACAATCCCGTTCTTATTGGAGAGGCAGGCGTAGGCAAGACGGCCATTGTGGAAGGTCTTGCTCAGGAAATAGCCGCAGACAACGTGCCGGAGATGCTCCGGGACAAGCGCGTCATTACGCTCGACCTTGCCTTAATGGTGGCCGGCACCAAGTACCGGGGGCAGTTTGAGGAGCGCATCAAAGCGGTCATGGAAGAAATCCGTCGAGCCAAAAACGTTATCCTTTTCATTGACGAGCTTCATACCATTGTGGGGGCCGGCTCGGCGGAGGGCGCAATGGATGCGTCCAATATTATCAAACCGGCCTTATCCCGAGGGGAGCTTCAGTGCATTGGCGCAACCACGCTAGCGGAGTATCGCAAATACATTGAAAAGGACGCGGCTTTGGAGCGGCGTTTCCAGACGGTCATGGTGGAACCGCCTTCGGTGGATGAAACTATCCAGATTCTCCATGGTCTTAAGCCTAAGTATGAGGCGCATCATAAGGCAAAATTCACCGACGCGGCGATCGAAGCTGCGGTCCGGCTTTCCGATCGTTATCTGACTGGGCGGTTTCTCCCCGATAAGGCCATTGACGTTATGGATGAAGCTGGGTCACGAGCCCGGATTAGTGCCACCATGCGTCCCCCGGTTGTGAAGGAACTGGAGGGAGAAATCGGAGAAGTAAGAGCCAAGAAGGAGGAGGCCATCAAAGCGCAGGATTTTGAAAAGGCTGCGCATTTGAGGGACCGGGAAAAGGAGCTCAAGGACCTTTTGGAAAAAACGCTAGCCGACTGGAGGCGTACCCGGGACGAAAAAGAGGTCGTAGTCGATGAAGAGGACATGATGGTCGTCGTGTCCAAGTGGACGGGGATCCCGCTGGTCCGCCTGTCACAAAAGGATCGGGAAAAGCTCTTGCGAGTCGCCGATGAGCTTCGTGGAAGGGTCGTGGGCCAGGATGAAGCCATTGAAGCGCTTGGGCGGGCTCTCCAACGGTCTCGAGCGGATCTGAAGGATCCCAAACGGCCGATTGGAAGCTTTATCTTTCTTGGGCCCACCGGGGTAGGCAAAACGCTTTTAGCCAAAACGCTGGCCGAGCACGTGTTCGGGAGCGAGGATAGCCTCATCCAGATCGACATGAGCGAGTATATGGAAAAGTTCAATGTCTCGCGGTTGATCGGCTCGCCTCCCGGCTATGTGGGTTATGAGGAGGGAGGCCAGCTCACCGAGAAGGTCCGTCGCAAGCCCTATAGCGTCGTCCTTTTTGATGAGATCGAAAAGGCCCATCCCGATGTCTGGAACATCCTTCTGCAGATCCTGGAAGAAGGTATGATCACCGATAGCCTGGGCCGGAAGATCGATTTCCGTAATACCATTGTGATTATGACCTCCAACGTGGGGGCGGAATCGGTGGTCAAGGCAGGCGCTTTGGGCTTTACTTCCCGCAGGGAAGAACTCAGTTACGAACAGATGAAAGAGCGGATGCTGGAAGCCGCCAAAAAGACCTTCAAGCCCGAGTTTTTAAACCGGGTAGACGATCTTATCGTCTTCCGACCGCTCAACCGGGAGGATATGGGTCGTATTGTGACCCTTGAGGTTGGGAAAGTGGTCGAGCGCATTAAGAATCGAAAGCTGGCGTTGCAACTCACCGAAGCCGCCTCTAACTTCCTCATCGAAAAGGGGTATGACCCGGTTTACGGGGCAAGACCCCTTCGCCGAGCGGTGGAAAAGTACCTGGAGAACCCGCTAGCGGAGGAGCTCCTCAAAGGGTCCATCCATGATGGGCAAACGGTCATCGTGGATGTTAAGGATGGGGCGCTCGTTTTTAGCCCGACCGAATCCCCCGAAGAAATCCTGGAAGCCGGTGCACCTTCGGGAAGCTAG
- the hisD gene encoding histidinol dehydrogenase — MPHLPKIIRYGEPSWERLLEKWSKRLEPSPEVAATVTEILSAVRHRGDNALRQYTKKFDWVDVENFQLERRPPTPPREVRAALEWAHRNIRLFALAQRPSQRMIRNQEGARIGELYHPLDRVGIYIPAGQAALISTVLMTVTLARVAGVKEIALATRPPVDEVLHWTALYAGATEIYQVGGAQAIAAFAFGTESIPKVQKIFGPGNRYVMEAKRQVFGIVDVDLLPGPSEVAVIADESADPAVVAAELLAQAEHAKDASVLLTTPVPGLMEEVRKELQRQYKDCYRIDAIGECLRKRSYFILVPSLSEAIAVVEAFAPEHLSLMIEKPERIARNIRHCGAIFVGKFSPVSVGDFLAGPSHVLPTGGGAAVFSGLSVVDFYRRTSYIAYSEASLRRVASYVDVFTKIEGLDAHARSVRICLERAKANKAPQKSLRKEAGKRKDSSTPEEKSPPS, encoded by the coding sequence ATGCCACATTTGCCGAAAATCATCCGCTACGGGGAGCCTTCCTGGGAGAGGCTCCTGGAAAAATGGAGCAAACGCTTAGAGCCCTCTCCGGAGGTTGCTGCAACGGTAACGGAAATTCTCAGCGCCGTACGGCACCGGGGCGACAATGCACTCCGGCAGTACACCAAAAAATTTGATTGGGTCGATGTAGAGAACTTCCAGCTGGAGAGGCGCCCGCCGACCCCTCCTCGGGAGGTTCGAGCTGCCCTGGAATGGGCGCATCGAAACATCCGGCTGTTTGCCCTGGCGCAACGACCGAGCCAGCGAATGATACGAAACCAAGAAGGGGCGAGGATTGGCGAATTGTACCATCCTCTGGATCGAGTGGGAATCTATATCCCTGCCGGTCAGGCAGCCTTGATATCCACCGTGCTTATGACCGTCACGTTAGCACGCGTCGCCGGTGTGAAAGAAATTGCCCTTGCTACCCGGCCCCCCGTGGATGAGGTCCTCCACTGGACCGCACTTTATGCTGGCGCTACGGAGATCTATCAAGTAGGGGGGGCTCAGGCAATCGCCGCCTTTGCGTTTGGGACAGAAAGCATCCCCAAAGTCCAAAAAATTTTTGGACCGGGTAACCGCTATGTGATGGAGGCAAAACGGCAGGTCTTTGGTATTGTGGACGTGGACCTCCTTCCCGGGCCGAGTGAAGTGGCCGTGATCGCCGATGAGAGTGCCGATCCGGCCGTGGTCGCCGCGGAACTTTTAGCCCAAGCAGAGCACGCAAAAGATGCATCGGTTTTGCTTACCACCCCGGTTCCGGGACTCATGGAGGAGGTCCGCAAGGAGCTTCAAAGACAATACAAAGATTGCTACCGGATTGATGCGATTGGAGAATGCTTGCGCAAGCGATCCTACTTCATCCTGGTCCCCAGTCTCTCTGAAGCGATCGCCGTGGTGGAAGCCTTCGCCCCCGAGCACTTGAGCCTTATGATTGAAAAACCCGAACGGATCGCTCGGAACATCCGGCATTGCGGCGCGATTTTTGTCGGCAAATTCTCCCCCGTATCGGTCGGCGATTTTTTGGCCGGACCGAGCCACGTGCTTCCTACCGGAGGGGGAGCGGCCGTCTTTAGTGGGCTATCTGTCGTGGACTTTTATCGGCGAACCAGCTACATCGCCTATTCGGAGGCTTCTCTGCGACGCGTCGCTTCCTATGTCGATGTTTTCACGAAGATCGAGGGACTCGATGCCCATGCCCGCTCTGTCCGTATTTGCTTGGAAAGGGCTAAAGCCAACAAAGCTCCCCAAAAGTCGCTCCGCAAGGAAGCTGGGAAAAGGAAGGATTCCTCCACTCCAGAGGAAAAAAGTCCTCCCAGCTAG
- a CDS encoding GuaB3 family IMP dehydrogenase-related protein translates to MGMWIGRNRKARVCYGFDEISLVPGSVTINPNEVDVSFEIPHPQGDPIRLSIPILASAMDGVTDVRFCTALGKLGGLGVINLEGIQTRYEDPEPVLEEIVRADQECVTELLQKIYSAPIKEHLIAQRIGELKKNGVLAAVSCIPQRAERFGAIAQEAGVDVFVVQSTVSTVRHISREYKALDLAEFCRKMKVPVLVGNAVTYDVVLELMECGVCGVLIGVGPGAACTSRGVLGLGVPQVTATVDSAAARDTYLKRSGRYVPIITDGGMWRGGDICKALACGADAVMIGSAFARALEAPGKGTHWGMATSHANLPRGTRIHVGCTGTLQQILFGPATVDDGTQNLVGALMTCMGNVGAANIREFQETEIVIAPSIQSEGKLFQIVQSVGMGSR, encoded by the coding sequence ATGGGAATGTGGATTGGTAGAAATCGAAAAGCTAGAGTTTGTTACGGTTTCGACGAAATCTCGCTCGTTCCAGGTTCCGTCACCATTAATCCCAACGAGGTGGATGTGAGCTTTGAAATCCCACATCCGCAGGGTGACCCCATTCGACTTTCAATCCCGATTTTGGCCAGTGCGATGGATGGGGTAACCGACGTTCGCTTCTGCACGGCTCTGGGCAAGCTGGGAGGATTAGGGGTGATCAACCTGGAGGGGATTCAGACACGCTACGAGGATCCCGAACCGGTTCTGGAGGAGATTGTGCGCGCAGACCAAGAGTGTGTGACCGAACTATTGCAAAAAATCTATTCGGCCCCGATTAAAGAGCACCTGATCGCACAGCGGATTGGCGAACTAAAGAAAAATGGGGTCCTTGCTGCGGTCTCGTGCATTCCCCAGAGAGCAGAGCGGTTTGGGGCCATTGCCCAAGAGGCAGGTGTGGATGTTTTTGTCGTGCAATCCACCGTAAGCACGGTGCGGCATATTTCCCGCGAATACAAAGCATTGGACCTGGCCGAATTTTGTCGCAAGATGAAGGTCCCTGTCCTGGTCGGCAACGCCGTCACCTACGATGTGGTGCTGGAGTTAATGGAATGCGGGGTCTGCGGCGTGCTGATTGGTGTGGGCCCGGGAGCTGCGTGTACCTCGCGCGGCGTTCTTGGGCTAGGGGTTCCGCAGGTCACCGCAACGGTAGATTCCGCTGCGGCCCGGGATACCTATCTCAAGCGTTCGGGACGTTACGTTCCCATTATTACGGACGGGGGAATGTGGCGGGGTGGCGATATCTGTAAAGCACTGGCTTGTGGGGCAGACGCCGTTATGATTGGATCGGCTTTTGCTCGCGCTCTCGAGGCCCCGGGGAAAGGGACTCACTGGGGAATGGCGACGTCGCACGCAAATCTGCCCCGAGGAACGCGCATTCATGTAGGGTGCACGGGAACGCTCCAGCAAATCCTCTTTGGCCCGGCGACAGTAGACGATGGGACTCAGAACCTAGTCGGGGCCCTTATGACCTGTATGGGGAATGTAGGGGCGGCAAACATTCGGGAATTTCAAGAAACGGAAATTGTGATTGCCCCTTCCATCCAGTCAGAAGGCAAGCTTTTTCAAATCGTTCAATCCGTTGGGATGGGAAGCCGATAG
- a CDS encoding NAD(+) synthase, with translation MSQTSSFFNFYKHGFIRAGVAIPTVRVADPQYNASEILSLWKEAAEEECALVVFPELGLSGYSCEDLFHQEALLQESLAALAWLKEKTRELPTVAVVGLPLRVDQSLFNCAVVLSQGNILGIVPKTYLPNYREFYEVRHFASADTALTTEVNLCGQEHIPFGPGLLFACREYPQFLFAVEICEDLWVPLPPSTLATLAGATVIVNLSASNYTVGKDDYRRLLVSSQSAKCICAYLYAAAGFGESTTDLAWDGQGLIYENGQWLAETERFSYQSQLVTAEIDLDRLVSDRMRQNSFHDCRARYRPFLARYTTRSFSLGLPRSGLLPLRRIYGRFPYVPTEAARRDERCREVFQIQVQGLAKRLTATGIQKVVIGVSGGLDSAHALVVCARTMDVLGFPRKNVLAFTMPGFATSKRTLAQARKLMDALGVDGSELDIRPSCQQMLKDLGHPAARGEPRFDTTFENVQAGERTSHLFRLANWHGGLVVGTSDLSELAVGWCTYGVGDHMAHYQVNASVPKTLIQYLLRWIASTRQLGGEVSSVLQDILETEISPELVPGDHPDEPGQKTEEVIGPYELVDFFLYYTLRFGYDPAKVAFLAWSAWRDPDQGQWPDVPPQRRRAYRMEEIRKWLGVFLWRFFKLSQYKRSCLPNSPKVGSGGSLSPRGDYRAPSDSEATPWIARWESIPREDPL, from the coding sequence ATGAGCCAGACTTCCTCCTTTTTTAATTTCTACAAGCATGGCTTTATCCGAGCGGGGGTGGCCATTCCCACCGTCCGAGTTGCCGATCCTCAGTATAATGCCAGCGAAATTCTTTCCCTGTGGAAGGAAGCGGCGGAAGAAGAGTGCGCCCTTGTGGTCTTTCCCGAACTTGGACTGTCCGGATATTCCTGCGAGGATCTTTTCCACCAGGAAGCGCTTTTGCAGGAAAGCCTCGCAGCCCTTGCCTGGCTCAAGGAAAAAACACGCGAGCTACCCACGGTGGCAGTGGTCGGGCTCCCACTACGCGTGGACCAGAGCCTCTTTAATTGTGCCGTTGTACTGAGCCAAGGAAATATTCTTGGGATCGTTCCCAAGACCTACCTGCCCAATTACCGGGAGTTCTACGAGGTGCGCCACTTTGCCAGCGCCGATACTGCTCTGACCACCGAAGTAAACCTGTGTGGACAAGAGCACATTCCCTTTGGCCCTGGGCTTCTTTTTGCGTGCAGGGAGTATCCGCAATTTCTGTTTGCGGTAGAAATTTGCGAGGACCTCTGGGTACCCCTCCCTCCTTCCACACTCGCCACCTTGGCCGGAGCGACGGTTATTGTGAACCTTTCGGCATCCAATTACACTGTTGGCAAGGATGATTATCGGAGGTTGCTCGTTTCCAGTCAATCAGCCAAATGCATCTGCGCCTATCTCTATGCTGCCGCTGGTTTTGGGGAGTCGACGACTGATCTGGCATGGGATGGTCAAGGGCTTATCTATGAAAACGGGCAATGGCTGGCTGAAACGGAGCGCTTCTCCTACCAGTCGCAGCTGGTCACCGCCGAGATCGATCTGGACCGGCTGGTGAGCGATCGCATGAGGCAGAATAGTTTTCACGATTGTCGGGCTCGTTACCGTCCCTTTTTGGCAAGATACACAACTCGATCCTTTTCGCTTGGGCTTCCGCGATCTGGGCTTCTTCCTCTGCGGCGAATCTACGGGCGGTTTCCCTACGTCCCGACAGAAGCAGCACGCCGAGACGAGCGGTGTCGCGAAGTGTTCCAGATTCAAGTCCAGGGACTTGCGAAACGACTAACCGCAACTGGAATCCAGAAGGTGGTGATTGGTGTTTCGGGAGGACTCGATTCGGCTCACGCCCTTGTGGTCTGTGCCAGGACGATGGATGTCCTGGGTTTCCCCAGAAAAAATGTCTTAGCTTTCACGATGCCTGGGTTTGCCACGTCCAAGCGAACCCTAGCCCAGGCGCGGAAACTCATGGACGCCCTAGGGGTGGACGGAAGCGAGCTAGATATCCGCCCGAGTTGCCAGCAAATGTTGAAAGATCTCGGCCACCCGGCAGCTCGCGGAGAACCTCGCTTCGATACCACCTTCGAAAACGTGCAAGCTGGGGAACGAACGAGTCATCTTTTCCGCTTAGCTAACTGGCATGGAGGCCTTGTGGTGGGAACGAGCGACCTCAGCGAACTTGCTGTTGGCTGGTGCACCTACGGGGTGGGGGATCACATGGCTCACTACCAGGTCAATGCCAGCGTTCCCAAAACGCTCATCCAATACCTGTTGCGGTGGATTGCCAGCACTCGACAATTGGGGGGAGAGGTTTCTTCCGTTCTCCAGGATATCTTGGAAACCGAGATTAGCCCCGAACTTGTTCCGGGCGATCATCCGGACGAACCAGGACAGAAGACCGAAGAGGTAATCGGGCCGTACGAGCTGGTGGACTTTTTTCTCTACTACACGCTGCGATTTGGTTACGACCCGGCTAAGGTTGCCTTTTTGGCCTGGAGCGCCTGGAGGGACCCGGATCAAGGACAATGGCCGGACGTGCCCCCGCAACGTCGGCGTGCCTACCGGATGGAAGAGATTCGCAAGTGGCTAGGCGTTTTTCTCTGGCGCTTTTTCAAGCTCAGCCAATACAAGCGAAGCTGCCTACCCAATAGCCCGAAGGTCGGTTCGGGAGGGTCGCTCTCCCCCCGGGGAGACTATCGGGCTCCTTCGGATAGTGAAGCTACTCCTTGGATCGCGCGATGGGAATCGATTCCCAGGGAGGATCCGCTCTAA
- the guaA gene encoding glutamine-hydrolyzing GMP synthase: MIKDRIAILDFGSQYTQLIARRIRELGVYSEIFSYKIAPEELLRWGARGVVLSGGPESVFGVGSPVMDSRILDLGLPVLGICYGLHLLVHLRGGRVRPSGRREYGYGEFIQDGESLLFSGLPSQFGVWNSHGDRVEELPAGFRRIGFTKDEPNAAIAWEQERLYGVQFHPEVSHTELGKEIFANFLFRICGVRPTWTLANFVEETLETIRREVGTKKVLMALSGGVDSSVCALLLHRAIGSQLCCVFVDTGLLRKGEKELVERVFSQDLGIRLRVVDAGARFLRRLRGVADPEKKRKIIGRTFISVFREVAREVGNVGFLAQGTLYPDVIESGKVPHPAHVIKSHHNVGGLPQKMGFRLLEPLRNLFKDEVRQLGKELGLPPSLLYRHPFPGPGLAVRCLAPVTPSNLETLRQADAVLLEEMERSGWMERVWQAFAVLLPVRAVGVMGDQRSYGLTVAIRVVQSQDGMTADWVDLPKELLNRIAQRIVAEVPEISRVTYDITSKPPGTIEWQ; the protein is encoded by the coding sequence GTGATAAAGGACCGGATTGCCATCCTTGATTTTGGCTCCCAGTATACCCAGCTCATTGCTCGACGCATTCGAGAACTGGGTGTCTACTCGGAGATTTTTTCTTACAAGATTGCGCCGGAGGAGCTCCTCCGCTGGGGCGCCCGGGGTGTCGTTCTTTCCGGTGGGCCCGAAAGTGTTTTCGGGGTGGGCTCGCCGGTCATGGATTCACGGATTTTGGACTTGGGCCTTCCGGTTTTGGGGATCTGTTACGGGCTTCATCTCCTGGTTCACCTCCGGGGAGGTCGCGTGCGGCCCAGCGGGCGCAGGGAGTACGGATACGGGGAGTTCATCCAGGACGGGGAGTCGCTTCTTTTCTCGGGGCTTCCGTCACAATTTGGCGTGTGGAATAGCCACGGAGATCGCGTGGAAGAACTACCCGCTGGGTTTCGCCGAATCGGTTTTACGAAAGACGAGCCCAACGCTGCGATTGCTTGGGAGCAAGAGCGGCTTTACGGGGTTCAGTTTCATCCGGAGGTCTCCCATACGGAACTGGGGAAGGAGATTTTTGCCAATTTTCTCTTTCGAATTTGCGGTGTCAGGCCCACGTGGACCCTGGCCAACTTTGTTGAGGAGACCTTGGAGACCATTCGACGAGAAGTCGGAACGAAAAAGGTCCTTATGGCCCTCAGCGGTGGCGTGGACTCCTCGGTGTGCGCCCTTTTGCTCCACCGGGCCATCGGTTCTCAGCTTTGCTGCGTGTTTGTGGACACCGGCCTTTTGCGGAAAGGGGAAAAAGAACTTGTCGAACGAGTTTTTTCCCAGGACCTAGGGATCCGGCTCCGGGTGGTGGATGCTGGGGCCCGGTTCCTTCGGAGACTTCGTGGAGTAGCAGACCCTGAGAAAAAACGCAAGATTATCGGCCGGACGTTTATTTCTGTGTTTCGCGAGGTCGCGAGGGAGGTCGGCAACGTGGGGTTTCTTGCCCAGGGGACACTGTACCCGGACGTTATTGAAAGCGGCAAAGTTCCACACCCGGCTCACGTGATTAAAAGCCACCACAACGTGGGAGGTCTTCCCCAAAAGATGGGTTTCCGTCTTTTGGAACCCTTGCGAAACCTCTTTAAGGATGAAGTTCGCCAGCTGGGCAAGGAGCTTGGTCTTCCTCCCTCGCTTTTGTACCGCCATCCCTTCCCGGGTCCTGGCTTGGCCGTTCGTTGCTTGGCGCCTGTAACCCCCTCGAACCTGGAAACACTACGGCAAGCTGATGCCGTCTTGCTCGAAGAAATGGAACGGTCCGGTTGGATGGAGCGGGTTTGGCAAGCCTTTGCGGTTCTTTTGCCCGTCCGAGCGGTTGGCGTAATGGGGGATCAGCGTAGCTATGGTCTTACGGTTGCCATTCGAGTGGTTCAAAGCCAGGACGGAATGACGGCCGACTGGGTGGACCTTCCGAAGGAGCTTTTAAACCGCATCGCCCAAAGAATTGTCGCCGAAGTCCCCGAAATCTCCCGGGTCACGTACGATATTACCTCCAAGCCCCCAGGCACGATCGAATGGCAATAG
- a CDS encoding protein arginine kinase: MARAFLSGFLATGVELCIIDRESLQKAVKLQELFKNPSEWLRGDGGNNRVVICCRVRLARNVTGFAFPGWARKTERERLLEHVLPVVASHSEMKDPAICDTMDHFSALEKQVLVEEHLVSRELAGRNTGSGLVVNRPRSVSIMINEEDHLRLQAFKAGLQLQAAWELADRLDSDLDEKLEFAFSSHLGYLTACPTNVGTGLRASAMLHLPGLVLSDQIGQIVKAANRIGLAVRGLYGEGTEALGNLFQLSNQMTLGESEEEILGRLDKVIRQIVEHEENARQKLVQERPRYIADQVSRAYAILTHAYTLSSKEALNLLSILRLGVDLGIFPENGRQLIDECFIQTQPAHLQVIYAQRLNAEERDALRADLLRNRLAGFPPPDTTKLQAGFSFEC; encoded by the coding sequence TTGGCCCGAGCTTTCTTGTCGGGCTTTCTTGCAACGGGGGTTGAACTATGCATTATTGATCGAGAGTCGTTGCAGAAGGCCGTGAAACTCCAGGAGCTTTTCAAGAATCCCAGCGAATGGTTGCGAGGGGACGGGGGCAATAACCGCGTCGTCATCTGCTGTCGGGTTCGATTGGCGCGAAATGTCACAGGATTTGCCTTTCCGGGGTGGGCACGGAAAACGGAACGCGAACGACTATTGGAACACGTTTTGCCCGTCGTGGCTTCCCACTCCGAAATGAAGGATCCGGCCATCTGTGACACTATGGACCATTTTTCAGCGTTAGAGAAGCAGGTGCTAGTGGAGGAACATCTGGTCAGCCGGGAACTCGCCGGGAGAAACACGGGTAGCGGACTTGTCGTTAACCGGCCTCGTAGTGTGAGTATCATGATTAATGAGGAGGATCACCTGCGGCTGCAAGCGTTTAAGGCGGGTCTCCAGCTTCAGGCCGCCTGGGAACTTGCAGATCGGCTCGATTCCGATTTGGATGAAAAATTGGAATTTGCGTTTTCCTCCCATCTCGGTTACCTGACGGCTTGCCCGACCAATGTGGGGACCGGATTACGAGCCAGCGCGATGCTGCACTTGCCGGGCCTGGTCTTAAGCGACCAGATTGGACAGATCGTAAAGGCTGCCAATCGGATTGGGCTAGCGGTCCGCGGGCTGTATGGGGAGGGGACCGAAGCGCTGGGGAATCTCTTTCAGCTTTCCAACCAGATGACGCTCGGGGAGAGCGAGGAAGAAATTTTAGGGCGGTTGGATAAGGTGATTCGCCAGATTGTTGAGCATGAAGAAAATGCTCGCCAGAAGCTTGTCCAAGAGCGACCTAGGTACATCGCAGATCAGGTGAGCCGGGCGTATGCGATTTTGACCCATGCCTATACGTTAAGCTCCAAAGAGGCATTGAACCTCCTTTCGATTCTTCGGCTTGGAGTGGATTTGGGCATTTTTCCGGAAAACGGTCGCCAGCTCATCGACGAATGTTTTATTCAAACGCAGCCAGCCCATTTACAAGTGATCTATGCGCAGCGGCTCAATGCTGAGGAGAGGGACGCCTTGCGGGCGGATCTCTTGCGCAATCGCCTAGCTGGTTTTCCGCCGCCTGACACAACCAAACTGCAGGCGGGGTTTAGCTTTGAGTGCTAA
- a CDS encoding type III pantothenate kinase: MGFHAVDVGNRRVKWAWAEGSRLVLWQSHPTSRISGEWFQRQWSKQPTAPIVLCSVVPRVTKIFTQRSFHAKLVLVSSRTVQPLLPMAYPRPWEIGADRLANGIALREKKLYPAVAVDIGTAITFDVIDRKGVFCGGAIAPGPAVAAEFLATRTAQLPKIQIGNWREPHRVIGKSTKQALHTGLVMGWRGLVQGIVEAIAQELGEKTLRVVVTGGDAPAIFPRIPAGWEYDPLLTLEGIRYLGQYWLEKDKTMDPSPEGKRPRRCLVDPVRAGARRKRWSPKPERKESSG; the protein is encoded by the coding sequence ATGGGATTTCATGCGGTTGACGTAGGGAATCGGCGGGTCAAATGGGCGTGGGCGGAAGGATCACGCCTGGTCCTCTGGCAAAGTCACCCTACCAGCCGGATAAGTGGAGAGTGGTTTCAACGCCAGTGGTCAAAACAACCCACCGCCCCCATCGTCCTTTGCAGTGTGGTCCCGCGAGTGACGAAGATTTTTACACAGCGATCTTTCCACGCCAAACTCGTTCTTGTTAGCTCCCGAACCGTCCAACCCCTCTTACCTATGGCCTATCCGAGGCCATGGGAAATAGGAGCTGACCGGCTGGCCAATGGGATCGCCCTGCGGGAAAAAAAGCTTTATCCTGCCGTGGCCGTGGACATCGGAACCGCTATCACCTTTGATGTGATCGACCGCAAGGGTGTTTTTTGCGGCGGAGCCATCGCTCCTGGCCCAGCGGTCGCCGCGGAATTTCTTGCCACCCGGACGGCCCAGCTCCCCAAGATCCAGATAGGCAATTGGCGGGAGCCACACCGGGTCATTGGTAAAAGCACCAAGCAGGCCCTGCACACCGGTCTGGTCATGGGATGGCGTGGCTTGGTGCAGGGGATTGTAGAAGCCATCGCTCAAGAGCTTGGGGAAAAAACACTAAGGGTAGTGGTAACCGGGGGCGATGCTCCCGCCATTTTCCCACGAATACCGGCCGGCTGGGAGTATGATCCTCTTTTGACGTTGGAGGGGATCCGATATTTGGGCCAGTACTGGCTAGAAAAGGATAAAACCATGGATCCTTCACCGGAAGGGAAACGTCCCAGACGGTGCCTAGTGGACCCGGTCAGGGCAGGAGCACGGAGAAAGCGTTGGAGCCCCAAGCCAGAAAGAAAGGAGTCGAGCGGGTGA